One genomic segment of Impatiens glandulifera chromosome 6, dImpGla2.1, whole genome shotgun sequence includes these proteins:
- the LOC124943482 gene encoding LOB domain-containing protein 30-like — MSTETNSSARIVIKPCGACRYMRKKCLDNCIFAPYFDSDKGTANFASIHNIFGASNVTKLLTNIPIDKRPDAVRTLNYEAHARLQDPIYGCVSQIYSLQNQVINLQREIVCLQAQLARQPPPQQQLPSSLSMSDYPFGGGATYDMAPLFEFDPNIGSSHQPDSWAAVQQQFHDRNPFTGAPVDGVDGEEFAGELPMRN; from the exons atgagCACCGAGACCAATTCCAGCGCCAGAATCGTTATCAAGCCATGCGGAGCCTGTAGATACATGCGAAAGAAATGCCTCGACAATTGCATATTCGCACCTTACTTTGATTCCGATAAAGGAACCGCCAATTTTGCATCGATTCACAATATTTTTGGAGCGAGCAACGTTACAAAACTTCTAACGAATATTCCGATCGACAAACGGCCCGATGCAGTTAGGACTTTAAATTATGAAGCTCATGCTCGTCTCCAAGATCCTATATATGGTTGCGTATCTCAAATCTATAGTCTCCAAAATCAA GTGATCAATCTTCAACGAGAGATTGTGTGCTTACAAGCCCAATTAGCCAGGCAGCCGCCACCTCAGCAACAGCTACCGTCTTCTTTGTCCATGTCGGACTACCCTTTTGGTGGCGGTGCCACCTATGACATGGCACCTCTCTTTGAGTTTGATCCTAATATTGGATCATCTCATCAGCCGGATTCATGGGCAGCCGTTCAGCAGCAGTTCCATGATCGGAACCCATTCACCGGAGCTCCGGTGGACGGCGTCGATGGGGAAGAGTTTGCTGGGGAGTTACCGATGAGGAATTAA